A single region of the Mustela lutreola isolate mMusLut2 chromosome 2, mMusLut2.pri, whole genome shotgun sequence genome encodes:
- the C2H21orf91 gene encoding protein EURL homolog, which translates to MASAGGGGAGRAAAASAAAAGAAAGNNSGGARAPRNCSCGARSPRGTMNAEEQFVNIDLNDDNICSVCKLGTDKETLSFCHVCFELNIEGVPKSNLLHTKSLRGHKDCFEKYHLIANQDCPRSKLSKSTYEEVKTILSKKINWIVQYAQNKDLDSDSECSKNPQHHLLNFRHKPDKKLLPQFDSQVPKYSAKWIDGSTGGLANGSQRILEQRGNTDFELAVLQDSGATLCHNSVLWPHSHNQTQKKEEIISNPEVDVGTQHPRYSREELNSMTLGEVKQLKAKLRQEIQEVFEELTHQVQEKDSLASELHVRHVAIEQLLKNYSKLPCLQVGRTGMKSHLPINN; encoded by the exons ATGGCATcggcgggagggggcggggccgggcgcgcGGCTGCAGCCTCCGCCGCGGCCGCCGGCGCTGCGGCCGGAAACAATAGTGGAGGAGCCCGAGCCCCGCGGAACTGCTCCTGCGGCGCGCGGAGCCCACG GGGCACTATGAACGCGGAGGAGCAGTTTGTAAACATTGATCTGAATGACGACAACATTTGCAGTGTTTGTAAACTGGGAACAGACAAAGaaaccctctccttctgccacgtTTGTTTTGAGCTAAATATTGAGG GAGTACCAAAATCAAATCTCCTGCACACCAAATCATTAAGGGGCCATAAAGACTGctttgaaaaataccatttgATTGCAAATCAGGATTGTCCTCGATCTAAACTTTCAAAAAGTACTTATGAAGAAGTTAAAACCATTTTGAGTAAGAAGATAAACTGGATTGTACAGTATGCACAAAATAAGGATCTGGATTCTGATTCTGAATGTTCTAAAAATCCCCAGCATCACTTGTTAAATTTCAGGCATAAGCCAGATAAGAAGTTACTCCCACAGTTTGACTCCCAAGTTCCAAAGTATTCTGCGAAGTGGATAGATGGAAGTACAGGCGGGCTCGCAAACGGTTCACAAAGAATATTGGAGCAGAGGGGAAATACAGACTTCGAGCTTGCAGTGTTGCAAGATTCAGGTGCCACTCTATGCCACAACAGTGTACTGTGGCCTCACAGTCACAAccagacacagaaaaaagaagagataatcTCTAATCCGGAGGTTGATGTCGGGACCCAGCATCCACGGTACAGCAGAGAGGAAT TGAATTCGATGACTCTTGGTGAGGTAAAGCAACTGAAAGCAAAGCTCCGACAGGAAATACAGG AAGTTTTTGAAGAGTTGACGCATCAAGTTCAAGAAAAAGATTCTTTGGCCTCAGAGCTCCATGTCCGCCACGTTGCCATCGAACAGCTTCTCAAGAACTATTCCAAGTTACCGTGTCTGCAAGTGGGGCGAACAGGAATGAAGTCACACTTACCCATAAACAACTGA